Proteins from a genomic interval of Cystobacter ferrugineus:
- a CDS encoding YiaA/YiaB family inner membrane protein, whose translation MSRQSTNASQDHSGAWVVQTWASFILSVAVTSMGIYHLPVDGWQKAFLGMGLLFTVGSTFTLSKTVRDQHEQQRLTARIDEARVTKLLAEVDPVVLK comes from the coding sequence ATGTCCCGCCAATCAACCAATGCCTCGCAGGATCACAGTGGAGCCTGGGTCGTCCAGACGTGGGCGTCGTTCATCCTGTCGGTGGCGGTGACGTCGATGGGCATCTACCACCTGCCGGTGGACGGCTGGCAGAAGGCTTTCCTGGGCATGGGGTTGCTCTTCACGGTGGGCTCCACGTTCACACTGTCCAAGACGGTGCGAGACCAGCACGAGCAGCAGCGTCTGACGGCGCGCATCGACGAGGCGCGGGTGACCAAGCTGCTGGCCGAGGTGGACCCGGTGGTTCTCAAGTAG
- a CDS encoding MlaD family protein, whose protein sequence is MSIFTQTSKDQRLALRVGAFVAMAFVLAGIVVFFIGQKTHLFEKQVSYRAYFASVEGLSSHSPVWLNGLEVGRVEAVGFPSKPGEKRMEVRLRLSTEYAQRVRADSVARLSSLGVLGDKAVDISLGSLDQPEVPEGGEIPSETTGDVSAMMRSASKVLDDAVAVSGELRKAVTAYADPQMAQDVAAGVRSLRLMLEEIEKGDGTLHALIYDKETGRNVRALVATASQTAVRMDKAVAHVESLLGEVEHGNGTAHALIYGQDGANALKELGSAAGQLAGLLEDAKKNPDGAVHQLVYGSSGGMIADLGSAAADIKQITSMIARGEGSLGGIITDPTVYEDLRQVVGNVKRNRVLRALVRFAIDNNDNVQYVGVPLKQPKDEGSQKAIGGGGPGSPPSVPSVPVVAPLPGKAP, encoded by the coding sequence GTGAGCATCTTCACACAGACATCCAAGGATCAACGGCTCGCCCTCCGGGTGGGCGCTTTCGTGGCGATGGCCTTCGTGCTGGCGGGCATCGTCGTCTTCTTCATCGGTCAGAAGACCCACCTGTTCGAGAAGCAGGTCAGCTACCGCGCCTACTTCGCGAGCGTGGAAGGACTCTCCAGCCATTCCCCCGTGTGGCTCAACGGCCTGGAGGTCGGCCGGGTGGAGGCCGTGGGCTTCCCCTCCAAGCCCGGCGAGAAGCGCATGGAGGTGCGCCTGCGCCTGAGCACCGAGTACGCCCAGCGCGTGCGCGCCGACTCCGTCGCCCGCCTGTCCAGCCTCGGCGTGCTCGGGGACAAGGCCGTGGACATCTCGCTCGGCTCCCTGGACCAGCCCGAGGTGCCCGAGGGCGGTGAGATTCCCTCCGAGACCACCGGGGACGTGAGCGCGATGATGCGCAGCGCCAGCAAGGTGCTCGATGACGCCGTGGCCGTGAGCGGCGAGCTGCGCAAGGCGGTGACCGCGTACGCCGACCCCCAGATGGCCCAGGACGTGGCCGCCGGCGTGCGCAGCCTGCGCCTGATGCTCGAGGAGATCGAGAAGGGTGATGGCACCTTGCACGCCCTCATCTATGACAAGGAGACCGGCCGCAACGTGCGCGCGCTCGTGGCCACGGCCTCCCAGACCGCCGTGCGCATGGACAAGGCCGTGGCCCACGTCGAGTCCCTGCTCGGCGAGGTGGAGCACGGCAACGGCACCGCCCACGCCCTCATCTACGGCCAGGACGGCGCCAACGCCCTCAAGGAGCTGGGCTCCGCCGCGGGCCAGCTCGCCGGGCTGCTCGAGGACGCGAAGAAGAACCCCGATGGTGCCGTGCACCAGCTCGTCTATGGCAGCTCGGGCGGCATGATCGCCGACCTGGGCAGCGCCGCCGCCGACATCAAGCAGATCACCTCCATGATCGCTCGCGGCGAGGGCTCGCTGGGCGGCATCATCACCGATCCCACCGTGTACGAGGACCTGCGGCAGGTGGTGGGCAACGTGAAGCGCAACCGCGTGCTGCGCGCGCTCGTGCGCTTCGCCATCGACAACAACGACAACGTCCAATACGTGGGCGTGCCCCTGAAGCAGCCCAAGGACGAGGGCTCCCAGAAGGCCATTGGCGGTGGAGGGCCGGGCTCGCCGCCTTCCGTTCCCTCGGTGCCGGTGGTCGCGCCGCTGCCGGGCAAGGCGCCTTGA
- the recF gene encoding DNA replication/repair protein RecF (All proteins in this family for which functions are known are DNA-binding proteins that assist the filamentation of RecA onto DNA for the initiation of recombination or recombinational repair.) — MRLLALHVQDFRNLGQVSLSPSPHATIAVGQNGQGKTNLLEALYFLATLKPLRAGRLSELVRWGAPAARVSGRFLLKGAEREISVEVSGGVRQSFVDGKKAPSLEEYFGGVSVVAFTPDDLEVIKGGPDSRRGFLDRAVFNRFPSFLRESREYARALKNRNRLLRTGPVDSVYLEAYDETLAKAGARVYARRRALMAELAPRAQATFSSIGRTPEPASYGYRPAHLGDLDFSQADEAALANALREALVSRSRRDLDRGFTSVGPHADDVSVTLGSRSARAYASQGQQRALVLGWKIAEIENLEAATGFLPLLLLDDVSSELDPERNAYLMRYLAESGAQVFLTTTDASLVRAAAAQDTLWMGVRAGGVSLVPPGEAPAGFPPPADGEPG, encoded by the coding sequence TCCCTGTCGCCGAGCCCGCACGCGACCATCGCGGTGGGGCAGAACGGCCAGGGCAAGACCAACCTGCTGGAAGCCCTCTACTTCCTCGCGACGCTCAAGCCCCTGCGCGCGGGTCGGTTGTCGGAACTCGTTCGGTGGGGGGCTCCGGCCGCCCGGGTGTCGGGCCGCTTCCTCCTCAAGGGCGCCGAACGCGAAATCTCCGTGGAGGTGTCCGGCGGCGTCCGGCAGTCCTTCGTGGATGGAAAAAAGGCTCCCAGCCTGGAGGAGTACTTCGGCGGCGTCTCGGTGGTGGCCTTCACACCGGATGATCTGGAGGTCATAAAAGGCGGCCCGGATTCGCGCCGGGGCTTCCTGGATCGCGCCGTCTTCAACCGCTTCCCCTCCTTCCTGCGCGAGAGCCGCGAGTACGCTCGGGCCCTGAAGAATCGCAATCGTCTGCTGCGCACCGGTCCGGTGGACTCCGTCTATCTCGAGGCCTACGACGAGACCCTCGCCAAGGCAGGCGCCCGCGTCTATGCCCGGCGACGAGCCCTCATGGCGGAGCTCGCGCCCCGCGCCCAGGCCACCTTCTCCTCCATCGGGCGGACTCCGGAGCCCGCCTCCTATGGGTACCGCCCCGCCCATCTGGGTGACCTCGACTTCTCCCAGGCAGATGAGGCGGCCCTGGCGAACGCGCTCCGCGAAGCGCTCGTGTCCCGCTCTCGAAGAGACCTCGATCGAGGCTTCACCTCGGTAGGTCCCCACGCGGATGATGTCTCCGTCACCCTGGGCTCCCGCAGCGCTCGCGCCTACGCCAGTCAGGGGCAGCAGCGCGCGCTCGTGCTGGGATGGAAGATCGCCGAGATCGAGAACCTCGAGGCGGCCACGGGCTTCCTGCCCCTGCTCCTGCTCGATGATGTCTCGAGCGAGCTGGATCCCGAGCGCAATGCCTACCTGATGCGCTACCTCGCCGAGAGCGGCGCTCAGGTCTTCCTCACCACCACCGACGCCAGCCTCGTGCGCGCCGCCGCCGCCCAGGACACCCTGTGGATGGGCGTGCGCGCGGGTGGGGTTTCCCTCGTTCCTCCCGGAGAAGCTCCCGCCGGCTTTCCTCCTCCTGCGGACGGCGAGCCCGGGTGA
- a CDS encoding MlaE family ABC transporter permease, whose amino-acid sequence MSTDVDVAPAAPPTPAAPGEDDSLWGRCLVRLERLGSLAVMTGQVFTRALSPPFSPSAFIYQLEALGVRSLPIALLTATFAGLVISLQFGFFLARFGVQYTVGRVVVLTLFRELSPVLIALTVGARVGSGIAAELGSMTVTEQVDAIRALGADPLRKLVVPRVLACFVLGPALTILADVVGMLAGALVVKAQYGIGFNLFFKGALDVILMSDFLSGVFKGFVFGGIIGIVGCFKGLTVQNGTEGVGRATTETVAITSVTVCLADFFITKLTLSL is encoded by the coding sequence ATGAGCACCGACGTGGACGTCGCGCCCGCCGCTCCTCCCACGCCCGCCGCCCCCGGTGAGGACGACTCGCTCTGGGGCCGCTGCCTCGTGCGGCTCGAGCGCCTGGGCTCGCTCGCGGTGATGACCGGCCAGGTGTTCACCCGCGCCCTCAGCCCGCCCTTCTCGCCCTCCGCCTTCATCTACCAGCTCGAGGCGCTGGGCGTGCGCTCGCTGCCCATCGCCCTGCTCACCGCCACCTTCGCCGGACTCGTCATCTCGCTCCAGTTCGGCTTCTTCCTCGCGCGCTTCGGCGTGCAGTACACCGTGGGCCGCGTCGTCGTCCTCACGCTCTTTCGCGAGCTGTCCCCCGTGCTCATCGCCCTCACCGTGGGCGCTCGGGTGGGCTCGGGCATCGCCGCGGAGCTGGGCTCCATGACCGTCACCGAGCAGGTGGACGCCATTCGCGCGCTCGGCGCCGACCCCCTGCGCAAGCTCGTGGTGCCTCGCGTGCTCGCCTGCTTCGTGCTCGGCCCCGCGCTCACCATCCTCGCCGACGTCGTCGGCATGCTCGCCGGCGCGCTCGTGGTGAAGGCCCAATACGGCATCGGCTTCAATCTGTTCTTCAAGGGAGCGCTCGACGTCATCCTCATGAGCGACTTCCTCTCCGGCGTCTTCAAGGGCTTCGTCTTCGGCGGCATCATCGGCATCGTTGGCTGCTTCAAGGGGCTCACCGTGCAGAACGGCACCGAGGGGGTGGGCCGCGCCACCACCGAGACCGTCGCCATCACCTCCGTTACCGTGTGTCTGGCCGACTTCTTCATCACCAAGCTCACGCTCTCCCTCTGA
- a CDS encoding LysR family transcriptional regulator, with amino-acid sequence MIQLQRLEGFYWVARCEGYARAARAFPYPITQPGVHQQVRRLEAELGVRLFERIGKDRVVLTPQGRVLYDAVAPFYEGLPALERSLCTGEVGGRLRIHASGHVLRHLLPPWLRRLRGQRPDIEVALFEAKTPAVGALRSGEAELLVDHLPEVPPDLEARQVGKTRAYLVVPSRPRPNLKRPVTPEPWRDEPFIAYSSDTYLRELQLAALAHFGVVPRRIYAADSAETILGFVAAGLGYSLLASVEPRGPRVPGVTALPLTEPAREFPLYVAWRRGPQPNPLIAALLALAPSS; translated from the coding sequence ATGATTCAGCTCCAGCGCCTCGAGGGCTTCTACTGGGTCGCGCGATGTGAAGGGTACGCCCGCGCGGCCCGGGCCTTTCCGTACCCCATCACCCAACCCGGCGTGCACCAGCAGGTGCGGCGGCTGGAAGCCGAACTCGGCGTGCGCCTCTTCGAGCGCATCGGCAAGGACCGCGTCGTCCTCACCCCCCAGGGCCGCGTCCTCTACGACGCCGTCGCCCCCTTCTACGAGGGACTGCCCGCGCTGGAGCGCTCCCTGTGTACGGGTGAGGTCGGGGGCCGCTTGCGCATCCATGCCTCGGGGCACGTGCTGCGCCACCTCCTGCCCCCCTGGCTGCGCCGCCTGCGCGGCCAACGGCCCGACATCGAGGTCGCCCTCTTCGAGGCCAAGACTCCCGCCGTCGGAGCCCTGCGCTCCGGTGAGGCGGAGCTCCTCGTGGACCATCTCCCCGAGGTTCCTCCGGACCTGGAGGCGCGGCAGGTGGGCAAGACCCGCGCCTACCTCGTCGTCCCCTCGCGCCCACGGCCCAACCTCAAGCGCCCCGTCACCCCCGAGCCCTGGCGCGACGAGCCCTTCATCGCCTACAGCTCCGACACCTACCTGCGTGAGCTGCAGCTCGCCGCGCTCGCCCACTTCGGCGTCGTCCCCCGGCGCATCTACGCGGCCGATTCCGCCGAGACCATCCTCGGCTTCGTGGCCGCCGGGCTCGGCTACTCGCTCCTGGCCTCCGTGGAGCCTCGCGGCCCCCGCGTCCCCGGCGTCACCGCGCTCCCCCTCACCGAGCCCGCTCGCGAGTTCCCCCTCTACGTCGCCTGGCGCCGCGGCCCCCAACCCAATCCCCTCATCGCCGCCCTCCTCGCGCTCGCCCCCTCCTCCTGA
- a CDS encoding peptidylprolyl isomerase, translated as MKPIVSSCCAVLLLLASASLAEPPKKETAPAAPAGKVNVVLRTEKGEIELELDEAHAPGTVRNFLGYVDAGLFKGGVFHRTVTPGNQPNNPVKIEVIQGGAAPSRKVELRAPIALERTSVTGLRHKDGTVSMARDTPDSAVSDFFICIGDQPELDFGGKRNPDGQGFGAFGRVVRGMDVVRAIQQAPARGQQLTPPVKILESSRKK; from the coding sequence ATGAAGCCGATTGTGTCCTCGTGCTGTGCCGTCCTGCTGCTGCTCGCCTCCGCTTCCCTCGCCGAGCCTCCGAAGAAGGAGACGGCTCCCGCCGCGCCCGCGGGCAAGGTGAACGTGGTGCTGCGCACGGAGAAGGGGGAGATCGAACTGGAGCTCGACGAGGCCCATGCCCCTGGCACCGTGCGCAACTTCCTCGGCTACGTGGACGCGGGGCTGTTCAAGGGAGGCGTGTTCCACCGCACCGTGACGCCCGGCAATCAGCCGAACAACCCCGTGAAGATCGAGGTCATCCAGGGCGGAGCCGCTCCCTCGCGCAAGGTCGAGCTGCGCGCCCCCATCGCCCTGGAGCGCACGAGTGTCACCGGCCTGCGGCACAAGGACGGCACGGTGTCCATGGCCCGGGACACGCCCGACTCGGCGGTGTCCGACTTCTTCATCTGCATTGGCGATCAGCCCGAGCTGGACTTCGGCGGCAAGCGCAACCCGGATGGGCAGGGGTTCGGGGCCTTCGGCCGGGTGGTGCGGGGCATGGACGTGGTGCGCGCCATCCAGCAGGCCCCCGCCCGGGGCCAGCAGCTCACCCCGCCCGTGAAGATCCTGGAGTCCTCGCGCAAGAAGTGA
- a CDS encoding ABC transporter ATP-binding protein: MFSRPPPRLRFQPLKAGEELIRFEHVRKAFGSKHIYDDVMLSVYAGETLTVIGGSGTGKSVLLKCLIGLLRHDSGRIFFQGQDLTEFGEEDFIHLRRHVAMVFQGAALFDSLSVGENIAYPLHEHFPDMKPAQVRERVAEKLALVGLPGIENMRPADLSGGMRKRVGLARAIATNPEVILWDEPTTGLDPVTTETIDQMIRSMQKQLGCTSIVVTHDMVSAFSVSDRIAMLANRRIVQVGTTEEIRRSKVPEVRAFLDARGQELGRAAS; this comes from the coding sequence ATGTTCTCCCGCCCGCCCCCTCGTCTGCGCTTCCAACCGCTCAAGGCCGGAGAGGAGCTCATCCGCTTCGAGCACGTGCGCAAGGCCTTCGGCTCCAAGCACATCTACGACGACGTGATGCTCTCGGTGTACGCGGGCGAGACACTCACCGTCATCGGTGGCTCGGGCACGGGCAAGAGCGTGCTGCTCAAGTGCCTCATCGGGTTGCTGCGCCACGACTCCGGCCGCATCTTCTTCCAGGGGCAGGATCTCACCGAGTTCGGTGAGGAGGACTTCATCCACCTGCGCCGCCACGTGGCCATGGTGTTCCAGGGCGCGGCCCTGTTCGACTCGCTGAGCGTCGGGGAGAACATCGCCTACCCGCTGCACGAGCACTTCCCGGACATGAAGCCCGCGCAGGTGCGCGAGCGGGTGGCCGAGAAGCTCGCGCTCGTGGGGCTGCCGGGCATCGAGAACATGCGGCCCGCGGACCTGTCCGGTGGTATGCGTAAGCGCGTGGGGCTGGCGCGCGCCATCGCCACCAACCCGGAGGTCATCCTCTGGGACGAGCCCACCACGGGATTGGATCCCGTCACCACGGAGACGATCGATCAGATGATCCGCTCCATGCAGAAGCAGCTCGGGTGCACGTCCATCGTGGTCACGCATGACATGGTGAGTGCCTTCTCGGTGTCCGACCGGATCGCCATGCTGGCCAACCGGCGCATCGTCCAGGTGGGCACCACGGAGGAAATCCGGCGTTCCAAGGTGCCCGAGGTGCGGGCCTTCCTGGACGCCCGGGGGCAGGAGTTGGGGAGGGCGGCGTCGTGA